The following proteins are encoded in a genomic region of Tenacibaculum sp. 190524A05c:
- the uvrA gene encoding excinuclease ABC subunit UvrA produces the protein MKTDLSSINPKENIIIKGASLHNLKNIDVVIPRNKFVVITGLSGSGKSSLAFDTLYAEGQRRYVESLSSYARQFLGKLHKPKVDYIKGIAPAIAIEQKVNSTNPRSTVGTSTEVYDYIKLLYARIGRTFSPISGNEVKKHTVTDVVNYIKEIEEGAKLLLLSPITIPEGRDLQTVLKVLTQQGYARLKFNDKVYRIDKFPVDEYKNEPLELVVDRIVIQHNEDFFNRLADAIQTAFFEGKGVCYVENLETKNTKEFSNKFELDGITFLEPNTHLFSFNNPYGACPTCEGYGSVIGIDEELVIPNTGLSIYEDAIFPFKTDSYKWYKEDLILNAAEFNIPIHKPWFELTEEQKDLVWKGNSKFCGIDHLFKTLEEKSYKIQNRVMLSRYRGKTKCSECDGKRLRKEANYVQVYGKTISDLVNLPLDELAEFFKSIELNVYEEKIGKRLLTEINNRLQFLVDVGLSYLTLNRTSNTLSGGESQRINLATSLGSSLVGSMYILDEPSIGLHPKDTERLIKVLKNLRDLGNTVIVVEHDEEIMREADYIIDIGPEAGTYGGNVVAEGTFDDILKSNTLTSNYLSEKLKIEIPSKRRESKNFIKVLGARENNLKNIDVTFPLNNLTVITGVSGSGKSTLVKKLLYPIMQKKLIGYGDKVGQYTDIEGSYENLKHVEFIDQNPIGRSSRSNPVTYVKAYDDIRKLLSNQKLSKIRNYQPKHFSFNVDGGRCEVCKGEGVVTIEMQFMADVHLKCEACNGKRFKKEILEVNFNGKNVDDILNLTIDNAIDFFEEHGEKKIASKLKPLQDVGLGYVTLGQSSSTLSGGEAQRIKLASFLIKGNTKDKALFIFDEPTTGLHFHDINKLLTSFNALIDRGHSVIVIEHNTDLIKCADYIIDLGTEGGKKGGNLIFQGTPEDLAKNTESYTAKYISEKL, from the coding sequence ATGAAAACAGACCTTTCTTCTATAAATCCTAAGGAAAATATAATTATTAAAGGAGCCTCATTACACAATCTAAAGAATATAGATGTAGTAATTCCTAGGAATAAATTTGTCGTTATTACAGGTTTATCAGGATCGGGAAAATCTTCTTTAGCCTTCGATACTTTATACGCTGAAGGACAAAGACGATACGTAGAAAGTTTATCATCTTATGCTCGTCAGTTTTTAGGTAAATTACACAAACCTAAAGTTGATTACATTAAAGGAATTGCTCCTGCGATTGCTATAGAACAAAAAGTAAATTCTACAAATCCAAGATCCACAGTTGGAACATCTACTGAAGTTTATGATTATATAAAACTTTTATATGCTCGTATTGGGAGAACATTTTCTCCAATTTCTGGAAATGAAGTAAAAAAACATACAGTAACAGATGTTGTTAACTATATTAAAGAAATTGAAGAAGGAGCTAAACTGCTGTTATTATCCCCAATTACTATTCCAGAAGGAAGAGATCTTCAAACAGTTTTAAAAGTATTAACTCAGCAAGGTTACGCTCGTTTAAAATTCAATGATAAGGTATACCGAATTGATAAATTCCCTGTTGATGAATATAAGAACGAACCCTTAGAATTAGTTGTAGATCGTATTGTTATTCAGCACAATGAAGATTTTTTCAATCGATTGGCAGATGCTATACAAACTGCATTTTTTGAAGGAAAAGGAGTTTGTTATGTAGAAAATTTAGAAACTAAAAACACGAAAGAGTTTAGTAATAAATTTGAATTAGATGGTATTACTTTTCTAGAACCCAATACTCATCTATTTAGTTTTAACAATCCTTATGGAGCTTGTCCAACTTGTGAAGGATATGGAAGTGTTATAGGAATTGATGAAGAATTAGTTATTCCAAATACTGGATTATCAATTTATGAAGATGCTATTTTCCCTTTTAAAACAGACTCTTACAAATGGTATAAAGAAGATTTAATATTAAATGCTGCTGAGTTCAATATTCCAATCCATAAGCCTTGGTTTGAATTAACAGAAGAACAAAAGGATTTAGTTTGGAAAGGAAACAGTAAATTCTGCGGAATTGATCATTTATTTAAAACTTTAGAAGAAAAGAGTTACAAAATTCAAAACAGAGTTATGCTTTCTCGTTACAGAGGTAAAACAAAATGTAGCGAATGTGATGGAAAACGCCTTCGAAAGGAAGCTAATTATGTTCAGGTATACGGAAAAACTATTTCCGATTTAGTAAATCTACCTCTAGATGAATTGGCAGAATTTTTCAAATCTATTGAGCTTAACGTTTATGAAGAAAAAATTGGTAAACGATTACTAACGGAAATTAATAATAGATTGCAATTTTTAGTTGATGTTGGGTTAAGTTATTTGACATTAAACAGAACTTCTAATACACTTTCTGGTGGAGAAAGTCAGCGAATTAACTTAGCCACATCTTTAGGAAGTTCACTTGTTGGTTCAATGTATATTTTAGATGAACCAAGTATTGGTTTACACCCAAAAGATACTGAGCGACTAATTAAAGTTCTGAAAAACTTAAGAGATTTAGGAAATACAGTAATTGTGGTTGAGCATGATGAAGAAATAATGCGAGAAGCGGATTACATTATTGATATTGGACCAGAAGCTGGAACGTACGGAGGAAATGTTGTAGCAGAAGGAACCTTTGATGATATCTTAAAATCAAACACACTAACATCCAATTATTTATCAGAAAAACTCAAAATTGAAATTCCTTCAAAAAGAAGAGAATCAAAGAATTTTATAAAAGTACTTGGTGCTCGTGAAAACAACTTAAAAAACATTGATGTTACTTTTCCTTTAAACAATTTAACGGTTATTACTGGAGTTTCTGGTAGTGGTAAGAGTACTTTAGTTAAGAAACTTCTATATCCAATTATGCAAAAAAAGCTTATTGGTTATGGAGATAAAGTTGGGCAGTATACTGATATTGAAGGTAGTTATGAGAATTTGAAACATGTTGAGTTTATTGATCAAAATCCTATTGGACGTTCTTCAAGGTCAAATCCTGTTACTTATGTAAAAGCATATGATGATATTAGAAAGCTCTTATCAAATCAAAAGTTATCTAAAATTAGAAACTATCAACCAAAACATTTTTCTTTTAATGTTGATGGAGGACGATGTGAAGTTTGTAAAGGTGAAGGTGTTGTTACCATAGAAATGCAATTCATGGCAGATGTGCATTTAAAATGTGAAGCTTGTAATGGAAAACGATTTAAAAAGGAAATCTTAGAAGTTAATTTTAACGGAAAAAATGTTGACGATATATTAAACCTAACTATTGATAATGCTATTGATTTCTTTGAAGAGCATGGTGAAAAGAAAATAGCTTCGAAATTAAAACCGTTACAAGATGTTGGTTTAGGCTATGTAACTTTAGGACAATCTTCTTCTACTCTATCTGGTGGAGAAGCTCAACGTATTAAGTTAGCTTCATTCCTAATTAAAGGAAACACAAAGGATAAAGCACTTTTTATTTTTGATGAGCCGACTACTGGTTTACATTTTCATGATATCAACAAATTACTTACTTCTTTTAATGCGCTAATTGATAGAGGACATTCTGTTATTGTAATTGAACACAATACCGATTTAATTAAATGTGCTGATTATATTATTGATTTAGGAACCGAAGGTGGAAAGAAAGGTGGAAACTTAATTTTCCAAGGAACACCCGAAGATTTAGCCAAAAACACGGAATCTTATACTGCAAAATACATTTCAGAGAAACTTTAA
- a CDS encoding YqgE/AlgH family protein, producing MLNPKKGRLLIAEPSILNDDSFKRTTVLLTEHSENSTVGFILNRPLQYVLEDLIPDVECDFTVYQGGPVEQDNLYFIHRVPHLLDDSIEVANGIYWGGNFDALKNLLNSHLIEPTDIRFFLGYSGWGANQLKDELNTNSWFISENDFQNIFSENEESIWKNKLLQKGGKYKIWANAPADINMN from the coding sequence ATGTTAAACCCAAAAAAAGGTAGACTTCTTATTGCAGAGCCATCTATTTTAAATGATGATTCTTTCAAACGAACTACTGTACTATTAACAGAGCATTCTGAAAACAGTACGGTTGGTTTTATTTTGAATCGTCCTTTACAATATGTTCTTGAGGATTTAATTCCTGATGTGGAATGCGATTTTACGGTTTATCAAGGTGGGCCAGTTGAGCAAGATAACTTATACTTTATTCATCGTGTACCTCACCTATTGGATGATAGTATTGAAGTAGCAAATGGTATTTACTGGGGTGGGAATTTTGATGCTTTAAAAAACCTGCTTAACAGTCACTTAATCGAACCTACAGATATTCGTTTTTTCTTGGGTTATTCTGGATGGGGAGCTAATCAACTTAAGGACGAGTTAAATACAAATTCTTGGTTTATTTCTGAAAATGACTTTCAGAATATTTTTTCTGAAAATGAAGAATCAATCTGGAAAAATAAACTACTTCAAAAAGGAGGTAAATATAAGATTTGGGCAAATGCTCCTGCAGATATTAATATGAATTAA
- a CDS encoding aminotransferase class IV, which yields MINYNGSLISEEELQLTNQNRAFKYGDGIFETIKLQNGKIVFLEDHYFRLMASMRMLRMKIPMKFTLEFFEEEIKKTTAAFNSNLLRIRINVYRKDGGLYTPLTNEVDYIIEVKEIAPNIKEVYKLDLYKDFYNYSGLLSTVKTTNRMLNTLAAIYAEENDLNNCVLLNERKGVVEVTNGNIFIVKGNTIKTPALTEGCIKGITRKKVIEIIEKHPDFTIEETSISPFELQKSDEVFITNAIVGLQPVTNYRKKEFKTEISEKIGKSLSLMTITA from the coding sequence ATGATTAATTATAATGGAAGTTTAATTTCGGAAGAGGAATTACAACTTACAAATCAGAATAGAGCGTTTAAATACGGAGACGGAATTTTTGAAACAATAAAGCTTCAAAATGGTAAAATAGTATTCTTAGAAGATCATTATTTCAGATTAATGGCATCTATGAGAATGCTACGTATGAAAATTCCTATGAAGTTTACATTAGAATTTTTCGAAGAAGAAATTAAAAAAACAACTGCCGCTTTTAATTCTAATCTGTTAAGGATTCGAATTAATGTATACAGAAAGGATGGAGGATTATATACTCCATTAACGAATGAGGTTGATTATATCATAGAAGTTAAAGAAATTGCACCTAATATTAAAGAGGTGTACAAATTAGATTTGTATAAAGACTTCTATAATTATTCAGGTTTATTATCAACTGTGAAAACAACCAATAGAATGCTAAACACTTTAGCAGCCATTTATGCTGAAGAAAACGACTTAAATAATTGTGTTCTATTAAACGAGAGAAAAGGTGTTGTAGAAGTAACTAATGGAAATATCTTTATAGTAAAAGGAAATACTATTAAAACTCCAGCTTTAACCGAAGGTTGTATCAAAGGTATTACTCGTAAAAAGGTAATTGAAATTATTGAGAAGCATCCTGATTTTACTATTGAAGAGACTTCAATTTCTCCATTTGAATTACAAAAATCTGATGAGGTATTTATTACAAATGCTATAGTTGGATTACAACCAGTTACTAATTATAGGAAGAAAGAATTTAAAACAGAAATAAGTGAAAAGATAGGGAAGAGTCTTTCTCTAATGACTATAACAGCCTAG
- a CDS encoding START-like domain-containing protein — MSKVKFELEIPVHASPALLYQYFATPSGLEEWFADKVNSRGKIITFFWDDSEEEATIVTKKADERIKYKWTESEGDESYFEFRVQVDPLTKDVSLIITDYADDDDAVEEAKMLWENQIDELRHLIGA, encoded by the coding sequence ATGAGCAAAGTTAAATTTGAATTAGAAATACCTGTACATGCTTCTCCTGCTTTATTGTATCAATATTTTGCTACACCTTCAGGATTAGAAGAATGGTTTGCTGACAAGGTAAATTCTAGAGGGAAAATCATCACTTTTTTTTGGGATGATAGTGAAGAAGAAGCAACTATTGTAACAAAGAAAGCCGACGAAAGAATTAAATATAAATGGACTGAAAGTGAAGGAGACGAAAGTTATTTCGAATTTAGAGTTCAAGTTGATCCTTTAACGAAAGATGTATCTTTAATAATTACTGATTATGCAGATGATGATGATGCAGTTGAAGAGGCTAAAATGTTATGGGAAAACCAAATAGATGAATTAAGACATTTAATAGGTGCATAA
- a CDS encoding MBL fold metallo-hydrolase has product MRKLKYALGLCFTFALTVSNAQNKEVVIEPVKITDNIYMLKGQGGNIGLFVGEDGAFMIDDQFAKLTPKILKAIKGITDKPVKYLINTHWHGDHTGGNENMSKEGAVIISHDNVRKRMSVESVVRGRKRPASPESALPVITFSKDMMVHFNGEDVLISHVHNAHTDGDAHIYFTSSNVLHMGDTYFQGKFPYIDLTSGGSINGYIAAIDKALIISNDDTVIIPGHRGLSNKKELLGYKEMLVTLKNRVQKAIDSGSSLEEVKNDTSITKEYAEKYGKWFITAEGIRETIYKSLTNQ; this is encoded by the coding sequence ATGAGAAAACTTAAATACGCCCTAGGTTTATGTTTTACGTTTGCGTTAACGGTAAGCAATGCACAAAATAAAGAAGTAGTAATTGAACCTGTAAAGATTACGGATAACATTTATATGTTAAAAGGTCAAGGTGGTAATATCGGATTATTTGTAGGAGAAGATGGTGCTTTTATGATTGACGATCAATTTGCAAAATTGACTCCTAAAATATTAAAAGCTATAAAAGGAATTACAGATAAACCTGTAAAATACTTGATAAATACACATTGGCATGGTGATCATACTGGAGGAAATGAAAATATGAGTAAAGAAGGTGCGGTTATAATTTCTCATGATAATGTTAGAAAACGAATGAGTGTAGAAAGTGTTGTAAGAGGAAGAAAACGTCCTGCATCACCAGAAAGCGCTTTGCCAGTAATAACTTTTAGTAAAGATATGATGGTTCATTTTAATGGAGAAGATGTGTTGATTTCTCATGTACATAATGCACATACAGATGGAGATGCTCATATTTATTTTACATCTAGTAATGTACTTCATATGGGAGATACTTATTTTCAAGGAAAGTTTCCATACATTGATTTAACCAGTGGTGGAAGTATTAACGGTTATATTGCTGCAATAGACAAAGCTTTGATTATTTCTAATGATGATACCGTGATAATTCCAGGTCATAGAGGATTATCAAATAAAAAGGAATTGCTAGGATATAAAGAGATGTTGGTTACACTTAAAAATAGAGTGCAAAAAGCAATTGATTCGGGAAGTTCTCTAGAGGAAGTGAAAAATGATACATCTATAACTAAGGAATATGCTGAAAAATACGGGAAGTGGTTTATAACTGCTGAAGGAATTAGGGAAACAATTTATAAGAGTTTAACGAATCAATAG
- a CDS encoding GNAT family N-acetyltransferase, with amino-acid sequence MVSVKKITAQDTYPLRIEVLRKNIDLPHEFEGDLDDSTIHVGVYDENQIVCIGTFMENGIDDLKGKQYQLRGMASSPEARGKGYGKLLLSFATNELEKLNIDFLWCNAREVAVKFYEKNEFIIIGERFINKAGPHYKMYKPIKK; translated from the coding sequence ATGGTTTCTGTAAAAAAAATAACTGCTCAAGATACATATCCTTTACGAATAGAAGTGCTTCGAAAAAATATTGATTTACCTCATGAATTTGAAGGTGATTTAGATGATAGTACAATTCATGTTGGCGTGTATGACGAAAATCAAATTGTTTGTATTGGTACTTTTATGGAGAATGGAATTGATGATTTAAAAGGAAAACAATATCAACTAAGAGGAATGGCAAGTTCTCCTGAGGCAAGGGGAAAAGGATATGGAAAGTTATTGTTGTCGTTTGCGACTAACGAGTTGGAAAAACTAAATATTGACTTTTTATGGTGTAATGCTCGAGAAGTTGCCGTTAAGTTTTACGAGAAAAATGAATTTATAATTATTGGGGAACGATTTATAAATAAAGCGGGTCCTCATTACAAAATGTACAAACCAATCAAAAAATGA
- a CDS encoding GNAT family N-acetyltransferase yields MKITFNTVDKNNILSILPLLSIINTKTPPDLLKQRVLEMVNYQNYECVAAYDNEKIIGISGLWYSTRHYIGKSVEPDHVIISEDYRGQGLGKKFFEWIYDHTKAKGCEAMELNTYSTNTKSHKFYYNEDFAIYGFHFLKVLREDGKFY; encoded by the coding sequence ATGAAGATTACTTTTAATACTGTTGACAAAAACAATATCTTAAGCATACTTCCTTTATTATCTATTATAAATACTAAAACTCCACCTGATCTTTTAAAACAACGAGTTTTAGAGATGGTAAATTACCAAAATTATGAGTGTGTTGCGGCATACGATAATGAAAAAATAATTGGTATTTCTGGCTTATGGTATTCTACTAGACATTACATAGGAAAGAGCGTTGAACCTGATCATGTCATCATTTCTGAAGATTATAGAGGACAAGGATTAGGAAAAAAGTTTTTTGAATGGATTTATGACCATACAAAAGCAAAAGGATGTGAAGCCATGGAATTAAACACCTATTCCACTAATACTAAATCACATAAATTTTATTACAATGAAGATTTTGCCATTTATGGATTTCATTTTTTAAAAGTTTTACGAGAAGACGGAAAATTTTATTAA
- a CDS encoding rhomboid family intramembrane serine protease, with translation MNKIVLGLIVANLLVTLKGFQDDTFFNKYKFQVGKILNGEKIRMITSGFLHADWLHFGFNMYALYLFGGIVINRFSNENFLLIYFASLLAGSMYSLYQNKKDPFYSAIGASGAVSGVIFSGIMLYPQMELIMFPLPIPLPGYVFGIGYLLYSIYGMKAKLGNIGHSAHLGGAIGGYLVTLLLRPSVYNNNPMMILIMGAIVIGLFFFGDKLEKL, from the coding sequence ATGAATAAAATAGTTTTAGGATTAATTGTAGCTAATCTATTAGTTACTCTTAAAGGTTTTCAGGATGATACTTTCTTTAATAAGTACAAGTTCCAAGTAGGTAAGATATTGAATGGAGAGAAAATTCGTATGATTACTTCGGGGTTTCTGCATGCTGATTGGCTTCATTTTGGTTTTAATATGTATGCTTTATATCTATTTGGAGGAATTGTAATAAATAGATTTAGTAATGAAAACTTTCTTTTGATCTACTTTGCAAGTTTGTTAGCAGGAAGTATGTATTCTTTATATCAAAATAAGAAGGATCCTTTTTATTCAGCAATTGGTGCTTCGGGTGCTGTTTCTGGCGTAATATTTTCAGGAATAATGTTATATCCACAGATGGAATTAATTATGTTTCCGTTACCAATTCCTTTACCTGGTTATGTGTTTGGTATTGGATATTTATTGTATTCAATATATGGAATGAAAGCAAAGCTTGGCAATATTGGGCATTCTGCACATTTAGGCGGAGCAATCGGAGGTTATTTAGTAACCTTATTATTAAGACCAAGCGTTTACAATAATAATCCCATGATGATTTTAATAATGGGAGCAATAGTGATTGGATTGTTTTTCTTTGGAGATAAATTAGAAAAGCTATAA
- a CDS encoding lysophospholipid acyltransferase family protein: protein MHLAVYILVFPIIWLISRLPMRLLYVFSDFLFLLVYYVVGYRKKVVLSNLKLAFPEKSDKELKRITKKTLHHFCDFIVESIKSFSISEKEVSRRYKFVNPEVLNNTAKNGKNIILTGAHLNNWEWSVSMPLVSDIHIYGAYTPIKNKHFNEFMKSSRTKFNLTAYKTREMIPNMMKNIKNGNKGAYILLSDQSPVVQKTYHWQEFFGVKVPVHTGAELLAKKFDMSVINYSTKKIKRGYYETTFEVITENPKELDNYQITDKYLKITEDRIKEQPENYLWTHKRFKHKHRYQEWLDKYKKK, encoded by the coding sequence ATGCATTTAGCAGTATACATTTTAGTATTTCCTATTATTTGGCTTATTTCTCGATTGCCAATGCGACTATTATATGTTTTTTCAGACTTTTTATTCTTACTGGTTTATTACGTTGTTGGATATCGCAAAAAAGTTGTTTTAAGTAACTTAAAGTTGGCTTTTCCTGAGAAATCTGATAAAGAATTAAAACGCATTACCAAGAAAACATTACATCACTTTTGTGATTTTATAGTAGAGAGTATTAAAAGCTTTTCTATTTCAGAAAAAGAAGTTTCTCGCAGATATAAGTTTGTAAACCCAGAAGTTTTAAACAATACGGCAAAGAATGGTAAAAATATTATTCTTACTGGTGCGCATTTAAACAACTGGGAATGGTCAGTTTCTATGCCATTAGTTTCTGATATTCATATTTATGGTGCTTACACTCCTATTAAAAACAAGCACTTTAATGAATTCATGAAAAGCTCTAGAACCAAGTTTAATCTAACAGCTTATAAAACCAGAGAAATGATTCCGAATATGATGAAAAATATCAAAAACGGAAATAAAGGTGCTTACATCTTATTGAGTGACCAATCACCTGTGGTTCAAAAAACATATCATTGGCAAGAGTTTTTCGGAGTTAAAGTTCCTGTACACACTGGAGCAGAACTTTTAGCTAAGAAGTTTGATATGTCCGTTATAAACTATTCTACAAAAAAGATAAAGAGAGGTTATTACGAAACGACATTTGAAGTAATTACAGAAAACCCGAAAGAATTAGATAATTACCAAATTACTGACAAGTATCTTAAGATTACGGAAGACAGAATAAAAGAACAACCAGAAAATTATTTATGGACTCATAAACGCTTTAAGCATAAACATAGATATCAAGAATGGTTGGATAAGTACAAGAAAAAATAG
- a CDS encoding (deoxy)nucleoside triphosphate pyrophosphohydrolase, with the protein MIRVVCGIIFNDDKVFICRRKPEKSLGGYWEFPGGKIENGESLKESLIRELKEELQMDVEEVKYFGYNTHNYDDLSIELIAYTCKLKEWNGYMSDHDQYQWLSPSDMSNLYLAPADKPLLEKLILITENGPTKVY; encoded by the coding sequence ATGATTAGAGTAGTGTGTGGTATAATTTTCAACGACGATAAAGTTTTTATATGTAGAAGAAAACCTGAGAAGTCTCTCGGTGGCTATTGGGAATTTCCGGGAGGTAAAATTGAAAATGGAGAAAGCCTAAAAGAATCATTAATACGTGAGTTAAAAGAGGAGTTACAAATGGATGTTGAGGAAGTTAAATATTTTGGTTACAATACTCACAATTATGACGATTTGTCAATCGAGTTGATCGCCTATACTTGCAAATTAAAAGAATGGAATGGTTACATGTCTGATCATGACCAATATCAATGGTTAAGTCCATCGGATATGAGTAATTTGTATTTGGCTCCTGCAGATAAACCATTATTAGAAAAGTTAATCCTCATTACAGAGAATGGACCAACCAAAGTTTATTAA
- a CDS encoding YDG/SRA domain-containing protein: MPRQIIFGDIDGYEEGHLFQGRREMMPSRFHRYWGRGIDSDKELGAAAVVLSGGYKDEDDDDVIIYTGAGGRDSKGKQIKDQEWNHNDNKGLMISCDRGIPVRVIIGHKHKSPLSPSSGYVYAGLYYVESYWDELVSFGDHEFVMCKFKLVFSGNNPTRILKREAILDHGIRDKKRRQGTVVRVVRDTSLARTVKELYNYECQVCGTMIKTKGGYYAEGAHIRPLGKPHNGDDSLRNLLCLCPNHHVMFDKGVFTVNDDFQILGDIEENTLTVKEAHKIDLSNFEYHRKIHGYD; the protein is encoded by the coding sequence ATGCCAAGACAAATAATTTTTGGAGATATAGATGGTTATGAGGAAGGTCATTTATTCCAAGGTAGAAGAGAGATGATGCCTAGTAGGTTCCATCGTTACTGGGGAAGAGGAATAGATAGTGATAAGGAGTTAGGAGCTGCAGCTGTTGTTCTTTCGGGAGGTTATAAAGACGAAGATGATGATGATGTTATAATCTATACTGGAGCTGGTGGAAGAGATTCGAAAGGAAAACAAATAAAAGACCAAGAATGGAACCATAATGACAATAAAGGATTAATGATTAGTTGTGATAGAGGAATTCCTGTTAGAGTCATTATTGGACATAAGCATAAATCTCCTTTATCCCCAAGTTCTGGTTATGTTTACGCTGGATTGTATTATGTAGAAAGTTATTGGGATGAATTAGTTTCTTTTGGAGATCATGAGTTTGTGATGTGTAAGTTTAAACTTGTCTTCTCTGGTAATAATCCTACTAGGATTTTGAAACGAGAAGCTATTCTTGATCATGGTATAAGGGATAAAAAAAGACGCCAAGGAACTGTAGTAAGGGTTGTCAGGGATACAAGTTTGGCAAGAACCGTAAAAGAGTTATATAACTATGAATGCCAGGTTTGTGGCACAATGATTAAGACCAAGGGAGGTTATTATGCGGAAGGTGCTCACATTAGACCGTTGGGTAAACCACATAACGGCGATGACAGTCTGCGAAATCTTTTATGTCTTTGTCCCAATCATCATGTAATGTTTGATAAAGGTGTCTTTACTGTAAATGATGACTTTCAGATACTTGGAGATATTGAAGAAAATACTTTAACCGTAAAAGAAGCTCATAAAATTGATTTAAGTAATTTTGAGTATCACAGAAAAATACATGGTTATGATTAG